In Euwallacea similis isolate ESF13 chromosome 5, ESF131.1, whole genome shotgun sequence, a single window of DNA contains:
- the LOC136409223 gene encoding putative leucine-rich repeat-containing protein DDB_G0290503 isoform X2, whose translation MDNEYQQILPKVSGYLEKKGRKKMMSCYKKYWFVLEGRLLLYYKSKDEYDAISPCKGSINLGPTSNVKPGNANSGVFQIESKTTTITLRAESKDDQHKWIEALISALNQRSEYRKLNHFRYSTSDLSPIAKKALLDKQKTLPRSFDSGSVDFQMTIIEKLQKMGARNYGIGPKLRRSKTTLARTHQMSYSNDSLPSKDNDELHLHKTGSVIIDNDCYNKISIRNSVESVEASSEGIYERIPSSDSVFIQRETSGSLNNNRSSSLMTENDVYWTKYTVDVPVEPESGYEIIENNDKIQSGITKVLKEENIYAEADLKNVKSFEGLENDQYIDIENFRTSSTSSQGSADDKERKTGLFGIGRKNKCGKDNKEDKKGKIKKSESFLQRVWSKKSKNKKNKKNISLSATDIVDKVAMSDSETLKTLSELQQILQRQNSAIKQLHQRTSAVSAMEMGISEMVYCGNDDVLEKNMTGFNHEIISHNAKGPSLPPRNHSQSTSKFSLSPIYKEVPMQHPPAIPPKMKRKRHSDATLDQIYNDYMSKQEILEEVLKNKDIDAQKKEGKVRELIKKFSKESIAHEEGVELRNKNQESTRKSEMFPTNSKDLDKLLEELSKITTAPIMTPGVTISLINPEISDKDIKKMAPIRRRRLSDPDYDVPRPHRSLVNIRKRDENALQATRFFGPILQPSDFEDCVPPNKPPSPPTDYHSNIPSMTPDSLEIDNRKKDSIHCQSHDELRTISYESHDYLRYNKESHHNLNLLIETNYSDSRLFFKSNNGFSPDSQNIINLNQTKMNQSDSFFVDSLDP comes from the exons ATGGATAACGAGTATCAACAGATATTGCCCAAGGTGTCTGGGTATTTGGAGAAAAAGGGGAGGAAG AAAATGATGAGTTGCTACAAAAAGTACTGGTTCGTATTAGAAGGACGTCTACTGCTCTACTACAAGTCTAAAGATGAATACGACGCCATATCCCCTTGCAAAGGATCTATCAATTTAGGCCCTACATCTAATGTTAAGCCTGGTAATGCTAATTCTGGAGTATTCCAGATTGAAAGCAAAACTACCACCATCACCTTG AGAGCTGAAAGCAAAGATGACCAGCACAAGTGGATAGAAGCATTAATATCTGCGTTAAATCAAAGAAGCGAGTACAGGAAATTGAACCACTTTAGATACTCTACTAGTGATTTGTCTCCCATTGCCAAGAAAGCCTTGTTGGACAAGCAAAAAACTCTTCCGCGGAGCTTTGATAGCGGCTCGGTGGACTTTCAAATGACCATTATAgagaaattgcagaaaatgGGAGCTAGAAACTATG GTATTGGACCAAAACTTCGCAGATCCAAAACAACCTTGGCGCGGACTCATCAGATGTCTTATTCCAACGACTCTTTACCATCCAAAGATAATGATGAACTGCATCTTCATAAAACCGGATCAGTTATTATAGACAATGACTgctataataaaattagcatCCGCAATAGTGTGGAGAGTGTTGAAGCTAGTTCTGAAGGTATTTACGAGAGAATTCCTTCTTCTGATTCAGTGTTTATACAAAG AGAAACTTCAGGAAGTCTTAACAATAACAGATCATCATCGTTAATGACAGAGAATGACGTGTACTGGACTAAGTACACCGTAGATGTGCCTGTAGAACCTGAATCTGGCTACGAAATCATCGAgaataatgataaaattcaatCTGGAATTACCAAAGTACTTAAggaagaaaacatttatgcTGAAGCCGATTTGAAGAATGTCAAAAGCTTTGAAGGACTTGAAAATGATCAATACATTGATATAGAGAATTTTAGAACTAGTTCGACTTCCAGTCAGGGTTCTGCTGATg ACAAAGAGAGGAAGACAGGTTTGTTTGGTATCGGTAGGAAGAACAAGTGCGGTAAAGACAATAAGGAAGACAAGAAAGGAAAGATTAAGAAATCTGAAAGTTTTCTGCAAAGGGTGTGGAGTAAGAAATCgaagaataagaaaaataagaagaaTATATCGTTAAGTGCAACAGATATTGTGGACAAGGTGGCAATGAGCGATAGTGAAACTCTGAAGACGTTAAGCGAGCTGCAGCAGATTCTTCAGAGGCAAAACAGCGCGATCAAA CAGCTGCACCAGAGAACTAGCGCTGTAAGTGCCATGGAAATGGGCATTAGTGAAATGGTTTATTGTGGAAATGACGATGtactagaaaaaaatatgacag gATTTAATCATGAAATTATAAGTCACAATGCCAAAGGTCCCTCCTTACCACCCAGAAACCACTCACAATCTACATCTAAATTTTCCTTAAGTCCGATATATAAAGAAGTGCCCATGCAACATCCCCCTGCAATCCCACCTAAAATGAAGCGCAAAAGGCACTCTGATGCCACTTTAGACCAGATTTACAACGATTATATGTCTAAACAGGAAATATTAGAAGAAGTGCTGAAAAACAAAGATATTGACGCTCAAAAAAAAGAAG GCAAAGTCAGAgagctaataaaaaaatttagtaaagaGTCTATAGCTCATGAAGAGGGTGTTGAACTAAGGAACAAAAATCAAGAATCGACGCGTAAATCTGAGATGTTCCCAACTAATTCTAAAGATCTTGATAAACTGCTAGAAGAATTGTCAAAAATCACCACGGCCCCCATTATGACTCCAGGAGTTACCATTAGTTTAATcaatccagaaatttccgataaAGAC ATCAAAAAAATGGCCCCAATTCGAAGACGAAGATTATCCGATCCAGACTATGACGTTCCACGTCCTCATAGGTCACTAGTAAATATTCGCAAAAGGGATGAAAATGCCCTTCAGGCGACGAGGTTCTTTGGACCGATATTGCAACCCTCGGATTTTGAAGACTGTGTACCACCAAATAAACC GCCATCTCCCCCTACAGACTACCATTCGAACATCCCGAGCATGACTCCAGACTCTCTGGAGATAGATAACCGTAAAAAGGACTCAATTCATTGCCAAAGTCACGACGAGTTGCGGACCATTTCTTACGAGTCTCATGACTATTTGCGCTACAATAAGGAGAGTCATCACAATCTCAACCTTTTGATTGAAACGAATTATTCTGATtccagattattttttaaatcaaacaacGGTTTCAGTCCGGATTCACAGAATATTATCAATCTTAATCAGACTAAGATGAATCAGTCTGATAGTTTTTTCGTAGATTCGCTTGATCCTTAA
- the pths gene encoding ATP-dependent RNA helicase DDX47, giving the protein MALNSDKEPSLNGSGVEENAPEHAVEETEDVPVSWQDLGLVDALCKACEQLKWKSPSRIQRESIPVALQGKDIIGLAETGSGKTAAFALPILQALLKNPQRHFALILTPTRELAFQISEQFEALGSAIGVKSVVIVGGMDMTSQALLLAKKPHIIIATPGRLVDHLSNTKGFNLRALKYLVMDEADRILNMDFEVEVNKILKVIPRERHTFLFSATMTKKVKKLQRACLQSPVRVEVSTKYQTVEKLQQYYIFIPVKFKDVYLVHILNENAGNSFMIFCSTCNNTIRTALLLRNLGFTAVPLHGQMSQNKRLAALTKFKAKTRSILISTDVASRGLDIPHVDIVVNFDIPTHSKDYIHRVGRTARAGRSGKAITFVTQYDVELYQRIEQLIGKQLPLYKTEEDEVMSLQERVAESQKIAKTEMRDLTNIKDKKRKDGRDDEDDTEGATGVRKKIKGGKKKGKK; this is encoded by the exons ATGGCTCTAAATAGTGATAAAGAGCCTAGTTTAAACGGTAGTGGTGTCGAAGAAAATGCACCTGAACATGCCGTTGAAGAAACTGAAGATGTTCCAGTTTCATGGCAAGACCTG GGCCTTGTAGATGCCTTATGTAAAGCCTGTGAACAATTGAAATGGAAATCCCCCTCAAGGATCCAAAGGGAATCCATTCCTGTGGCCCTGCAAGGGAAGGATATTATTGGGTTAGCTGAAACAGGATCTGGTAAAACAGCTGCATTTGCTTTACCAATACTGCAAgccttattaaaaaatccacaGAGACATTTTGCTTTGATTTTAACTCCTACCCGAGAATTGGCCTTTCAGATATCTGAGCAGTTTGAAGCATTGG gATCAGCAATAGGTGTTAAAAGTGTGGTCATTGTTGGCGGAATGGACATGACCTCACAAGCTTTATTATTAGCTAAAAAGCCTCACATTATAATTGCCACACCGGGTCGATTGGTTGACCATTTGTCTAACACTAAAGGATTTAATTTAAG agcTTTAAAATACTTGGTAATGGATGAAGCCGATAGAATTCTAAATATGGACTTTGAGGTTGAAgtgaataaaattcttaaagtCATCCCTAGGGAAAGGCATACATTTCTATTTTCTGCTACTATGactaaaaaagtaaaaaaactgcaaaggGCATGCCTGCAGAGTCCAGTAAGGGTTGAAGTATCCACAAAATACCAAACTGTGGAAAAATTGCAGcagtattacatttttataccTGTGAAATTTAAA GATGTTTATTTAGTTCACATTTTGAACGAAAATGCCGGCAACAGTTTCATGATTTTTTGTTCTACATGCAATAATACCATCAGGACTGCCTTATTATTGAGAAATCTGGGTTTTACTGCTGTTCCTTTGCATGGGCAAATGTCTCAGAATAAGAGACTGGCTGCATTGACTAAATTTAAAGCCAAAACCCGTTCTATTTTGATATCTACTGATGTCGCAAGCAG AGGTTTGGATATTCCTCATGTGGATATAGTTGTTAATTTTGACATTCCAACGCACAGTAAGGACTACATTCATCGAGTAGGAAGAACTGCACGTGCTGGCAGGTCTGGGAAAGCTATCACTTTCGTCACTCAA tatGATGTGGAATTATACCAACGCATAGAACAGCTCATAGGCAAACAGCTGCCCCTGTACAAGACAGAAGAAGACGAAGTGATGTCCTTGCAAGAGCGAGTGGCAGAGTCtcaaaaaattgccaaaacgGAAATGCGAGACTTGACTAATATAAAGGATAAAAAACGGAAAGATGGTCGGGATGACGAGGATGATACAGAAGGAGCTACTGGGGTCAGAAAGAAGATTAAAGGGGGGAAGAAAAAGGgcaaaaaatga
- the LOC136409223 gene encoding putative leucine-rich repeat-containing protein DDB_G0290503 isoform X1 — MIESIRIAKDIMDNEYQQILPKVSGYLEKKGRKKMMSCYKKYWFVLEGRLLLYYKSKDEYDAISPCKGSINLGPTSNVKPGNANSGVFQIESKTTTITLRAESKDDQHKWIEALISALNQRSEYRKLNHFRYSTSDLSPIAKKALLDKQKTLPRSFDSGSVDFQMTIIEKLQKMGARNYGIGPKLRRSKTTLARTHQMSYSNDSLPSKDNDELHLHKTGSVIIDNDCYNKISIRNSVESVEASSEGIYERIPSSDSVFIQRETSGSLNNNRSSSLMTENDVYWTKYTVDVPVEPESGYEIIENNDKIQSGITKVLKEENIYAEADLKNVKSFEGLENDQYIDIENFRTSSTSSQGSADDKERKTGLFGIGRKNKCGKDNKEDKKGKIKKSESFLQRVWSKKSKNKKNKKNISLSATDIVDKVAMSDSETLKTLSELQQILQRQNSAIKQLHQRTSAVSAMEMGISEMVYCGNDDVLEKNMTGFNHEIISHNAKGPSLPPRNHSQSTSKFSLSPIYKEVPMQHPPAIPPKMKRKRHSDATLDQIYNDYMSKQEILEEVLKNKDIDAQKKEGKVRELIKKFSKESIAHEEGVELRNKNQESTRKSEMFPTNSKDLDKLLEELSKITTAPIMTPGVTISLINPEISDKDIKKMAPIRRRRLSDPDYDVPRPHRSLVNIRKRDENALQATRFFGPILQPSDFEDCVPPNKPPSPPTDYHSNIPSMTPDSLEIDNRKKDSIHCQSHDELRTISYESHDYLRYNKESHHNLNLLIETNYSDSRLFFKSNNGFSPDSQNIINLNQTKMNQSDSFFVDSLDP; from the exons ATGATCGAATCAATTAG AATTGCCAAAGACATCATGGATAACGAGTATCAACAGATATTGCCCAAGGTGTCTGGGTATTTGGAGAAAAAGGGGAGGAAG AAAATGATGAGTTGCTACAAAAAGTACTGGTTCGTATTAGAAGGACGTCTACTGCTCTACTACAAGTCTAAAGATGAATACGACGCCATATCCCCTTGCAAAGGATCTATCAATTTAGGCCCTACATCTAATGTTAAGCCTGGTAATGCTAATTCTGGAGTATTCCAGATTGAAAGCAAAACTACCACCATCACCTTG AGAGCTGAAAGCAAAGATGACCAGCACAAGTGGATAGAAGCATTAATATCTGCGTTAAATCAAAGAAGCGAGTACAGGAAATTGAACCACTTTAGATACTCTACTAGTGATTTGTCTCCCATTGCCAAGAAAGCCTTGTTGGACAAGCAAAAAACTCTTCCGCGGAGCTTTGATAGCGGCTCGGTGGACTTTCAAATGACCATTATAgagaaattgcagaaaatgGGAGCTAGAAACTATG GTATTGGACCAAAACTTCGCAGATCCAAAACAACCTTGGCGCGGACTCATCAGATGTCTTATTCCAACGACTCTTTACCATCCAAAGATAATGATGAACTGCATCTTCATAAAACCGGATCAGTTATTATAGACAATGACTgctataataaaattagcatCCGCAATAGTGTGGAGAGTGTTGAAGCTAGTTCTGAAGGTATTTACGAGAGAATTCCTTCTTCTGATTCAGTGTTTATACAAAG AGAAACTTCAGGAAGTCTTAACAATAACAGATCATCATCGTTAATGACAGAGAATGACGTGTACTGGACTAAGTACACCGTAGATGTGCCTGTAGAACCTGAATCTGGCTACGAAATCATCGAgaataatgataaaattcaatCTGGAATTACCAAAGTACTTAAggaagaaaacatttatgcTGAAGCCGATTTGAAGAATGTCAAAAGCTTTGAAGGACTTGAAAATGATCAATACATTGATATAGAGAATTTTAGAACTAGTTCGACTTCCAGTCAGGGTTCTGCTGATg ACAAAGAGAGGAAGACAGGTTTGTTTGGTATCGGTAGGAAGAACAAGTGCGGTAAAGACAATAAGGAAGACAAGAAAGGAAAGATTAAGAAATCTGAAAGTTTTCTGCAAAGGGTGTGGAGTAAGAAATCgaagaataagaaaaataagaagaaTATATCGTTAAGTGCAACAGATATTGTGGACAAGGTGGCAATGAGCGATAGTGAAACTCTGAAGACGTTAAGCGAGCTGCAGCAGATTCTTCAGAGGCAAAACAGCGCGATCAAA CAGCTGCACCAGAGAACTAGCGCTGTAAGTGCCATGGAAATGGGCATTAGTGAAATGGTTTATTGTGGAAATGACGATGtactagaaaaaaatatgacag gATTTAATCATGAAATTATAAGTCACAATGCCAAAGGTCCCTCCTTACCACCCAGAAACCACTCACAATCTACATCTAAATTTTCCTTAAGTCCGATATATAAAGAAGTGCCCATGCAACATCCCCCTGCAATCCCACCTAAAATGAAGCGCAAAAGGCACTCTGATGCCACTTTAGACCAGATTTACAACGATTATATGTCTAAACAGGAAATATTAGAAGAAGTGCTGAAAAACAAAGATATTGACGCTCAAAAAAAAGAAG GCAAAGTCAGAgagctaataaaaaaatttagtaaagaGTCTATAGCTCATGAAGAGGGTGTTGAACTAAGGAACAAAAATCAAGAATCGACGCGTAAATCTGAGATGTTCCCAACTAATTCTAAAGATCTTGATAAACTGCTAGAAGAATTGTCAAAAATCACCACGGCCCCCATTATGACTCCAGGAGTTACCATTAGTTTAATcaatccagaaatttccgataaAGAC ATCAAAAAAATGGCCCCAATTCGAAGACGAAGATTATCCGATCCAGACTATGACGTTCCACGTCCTCATAGGTCACTAGTAAATATTCGCAAAAGGGATGAAAATGCCCTTCAGGCGACGAGGTTCTTTGGACCGATATTGCAACCCTCGGATTTTGAAGACTGTGTACCACCAAATAAACC GCCATCTCCCCCTACAGACTACCATTCGAACATCCCGAGCATGACTCCAGACTCTCTGGAGATAGATAACCGTAAAAAGGACTCAATTCATTGCCAAAGTCACGACGAGTTGCGGACCATTTCTTACGAGTCTCATGACTATTTGCGCTACAATAAGGAGAGTCATCACAATCTCAACCTTTTGATTGAAACGAATTATTCTGATtccagattattttttaaatcaaacaacGGTTTCAGTCCGGATTCACAGAATATTATCAATCTTAATCAGACTAAGATGAATCAGTCTGATAGTTTTTTCGTAGATTCGCTTGATCCTTAA
- the LOC136408977 gene encoding cationic amino acid transporter 4, translated as MPGSRKIILKHVMSGICTKMNRSKQLPSDIMDTPLNRCLNTFDITLLGVGHMVGAGIYVLTGTVAKDIAGPGIILSFLLAGLACLLSALCYAEFGTRVPKAGSAYVYTYISIGEFWAFVIGWNILLEHMIGAASVARAWSGYVDSLFGGIISNTTISITGEMHEELLGKYPDFLAFSVCLVYALLLGIGVKGSAMVNSFLTIINLSVMGIVIVMGIYYADEENWAKGGGFLPYKFGGVMAGAATCFYAFVGFDSIATSGEEAKNPSFSIPMATVISMGIVTLGYILVSAALTLLVPYYEINPSAALPDAFSNVGQHWVKYVVSLGAICGMTTTLFGSLFSLPRCMYAMAVDGLLFGFLGNVNSKTQLPLVNLVISGVTSALIALLFDLEKLVEFMSIGTLLAYTIVSASVIILRYRPSFETTACKPASTPGSEISASTSELTTPASEIVNLTGTLRVQYSWLGPIFGNCEPGSVVTGSVFIFTTFSCALCTLFQMATWELESIIWWTVVLATFFILILVGCLVVICAHHQNTANLRFKVPLVPFIPALSILFNIEFMVHLNILTWLRFFVWMIIGMLVYFLYGIHHSKEGEGNSSYSILMTSSEAVKEKWGSTTKTNLKAVLMQRKTTSGDQSAIIDDDDDSTD; from the exons ATGCCTGGCtccagaaaaataattctaaaacaCGTCATGTCTGGAATTTGCACCAAAATGAATCGGTCGAAACAGCTGCCCTCCGACATAATGGATACTCCCCTGAATCGTTGTTTGAATACCTTTGACATCACCCTACTCG GAGTTGGCCATATGGTAGGAGCTGGTATCTATGTTCTCACTGGGACAGTGGCAAAAGACATTGCAGGTCCAGGAATAATCCTGTCCTTCCTCTTAGCGGGGTTGGCCTGCCTCCTTTCGGCTCTCTGCTACGCAGAGTTCGGAACCCGGGTACCTAAAGCCGGATCTGCTTACGTTTACACCTACATTAGCATCGGAGAGTTTTGGGCTTTTGTTATTGGTTGGAATATTCTTTTAGAGCACATGATTG GTGCAGCTTCCGTCGCAAGGGCATGGAGTGGCTATGTAGACTCCCTTTTCGGGGGCATCATTAGTAACACCACTATAAGTATAACTGGGGAAATGCACGAAGAATTATTGGGGAAATATCCGGATTTTTTGGCCTTTTCTGTATGTTTGGTTTATGCTCTTCTTTTAG GCATAGGCGTAAAAGGTTCGGCGATGGTTAACAGTttcttaacaataataaatttatcggTCATGGGTATTGTGATCGTAATGGGTATTTATTATGCCGACGAGGAAAACTGGGCTAAAGGGGGCGGATTTTTGCCCTATAAGTTCGGAGGGGTTATGGCag gTGCTGCTACGTGTTTCTATGCATTTGTGGGCTTCGATAGTATAGCAACTTCCGGAGAGGAGGCCAAGAATCCTTCATTTTCCATCCCAATGGCGACGGTTATCTCCATGGGAATTGTCACTCTTGGATACATTTTAGTTAGCGCCGCTTTGACTCTTCTGGTACCTTATTACGAAATCAATCCAAG tgCTGCTTTGCCCGACGCTTTTTCAAATGTCGGACAACACTGGGTAAAATACGTGGTATCCCTAGGGGCCATATGCGGAATGACAACCACCCTCTTTGGGTCTCTCTTTTCGTTGCCTAGGTGTATGTATGCTATGGCAGTAGACGGTCTTCTTTTTGGCTTTCTTG GAAATGTCAACAGCAAGACTCAGCTACCGCTCGTAAACTTGGTCATATCAGGAGTGACCTCGGCTCTAATAGCTCTGCTTTTCGACTTGGAAAAATTGGTTGAATTTATGTCTATAGGGACGCTTTTGGCTTACACTATTGTAAGCGCGAGTGTTATCATTCTGCGATATAG GCCAAGCTTTGAAACTACCGCCTGCAAACCAGCGTCAACTCCAGGTTCCGAAATATCAGCTTCAACGTCTGAACTTACAACACCAGCTTCAGAAATCGTCAACTTAACTGGGACTTTAAGGGTTCAATACAGTTG GTTGGGACCAATTTTCGGCAACTGCGAACCTGGTAGTGTAGTCACAGGATCGGTCTTCATTTTTACAACATTTAGTTGTGCCCTGTGCACTCTTTTCCAAATGGCAACCTGGGAATTAGAGAGTATAATTTGGTGGACTGTCGTTTTGGCCACCTTCTTTATACTAATTTTGGTGGGAT GTTTGGTGGTAATTTGTGCCCACCATCAAAACACTGCCAACCTTCGCTTCAAAGTCCCATTAGTCCCATTCATCCCAGCTCTGAGTATCCTTTTCAATATTGAGTTTATGGTCCATTTGAATATATTAACATGGTTGCGGTTTTTTGTTTGGATGATAATTG GTATGTTGGTGTATTTCCTTTATGGTATTCACCATAGTAAAGAAGGAGAAGGTAACTCCTCCTATTCTATTCTAATGACGTCTTCGGAGGCTGTTAAGGAAAAATGGGGCTCTACCACGAAAACCAACCTAAAAGCGGTACTGATGCAAAGAAAAACGACTTCAGGGGATCAAAGTGCAATTATCGACGATGACGATGATAGTACCGACTAG